In one Mesorhizobium australicum genomic region, the following are encoded:
- a CDS encoding relaxase/mobilization nuclease domain-containing protein, translating into MILKGSQRAGGQNLAVHLLRTDDNEHISLHELRGFAGDNLKAAFKEVEAIARGTNCRQYLFSLSLSPPEGERVPVPVFEDAVARIEKQLGLDGQPRALVFHEKEGRRHAHAVWSRIDADTMTARPLPFFKNRLRDIARDLYLEHGWKMPRGFANAAERNPTNFTLAEWQQAKRQDIDPRWLKQTVQECWRGSDGLPALRNALEERGFFLAKGDQRGFVVLDHRGDVWSLPRLLDVKTKEVRARLGDGEALPSVTDTRKTIGQRMTLSIRRHVEESRAAFKGRAEKLASYRAEMTQHHRKARTDLDARQKSEWDEETRARAGRLPKGLRGLWHRLTGKYQQIRRGNELEARRSRERQAAERQALIERQLEQRAVLQARIKEMRREQATLLRDLHRDIGRYLAFSRQADGPGQSLGASTGLKLQR; encoded by the coding sequence ATGATCCTCAAAGGCTCGCAGCGCGCCGGTGGTCAGAATCTCGCAGTCCATCTCCTGCGCACCGACGATAACGAGCATATCAGCCTGCATGAGCTGCGGGGCTTTGCCGGCGATAATCTCAAGGCCGCCTTCAAGGAGGTCGAGGCGATCGCTCGCGGCACGAACTGCCGCCAGTATCTCTTTTCGCTTTCCTTGAGTCCGCCCGAAGGCGAACGAGTGCCGGTGCCGGTGTTCGAGGATGCCGTTGCCCGCATCGAAAAACAACTCGGACTGGACGGCCAGCCCCGTGCCCTGGTCTTCCATGAGAAGGAAGGCCGGCGTCATGCCCATGCGGTGTGGAGCCGTATCGACGCCGACACGATGACGGCGCGTCCGCTACCCTTCTTCAAGAACCGACTCCGGGACATCGCGCGCGACCTCTATCTGGAGCATGGCTGGAAGATGCCGCGCGGCTTTGCCAATGCAGCCGAGCGCAATCCAACCAACTTCACGCTGGCGGAATGGCAGCAGGCGAAGCGGCAGGATATCGATCCCCGCTGGCTCAAACAAACCGTGCAGGAATGCTGGCGAGGCTCGGACGGTTTGCCAGCTCTGCGCAATGCGCTGGAGGAACGCGGGTTCTTCCTGGCGAAAGGCGATCAGCGCGGTTTCGTGGTGCTCGATCATCGCGGTGATGTCTGGTCGCTGCCGCGTCTGCTCGATGTGAAGACGAAAGAGGTGCGCGCCCGGCTCGGCGACGGGGAGGCGCTGCCTTCGGTTACGGATACGCGCAAGACCATCGGCCAGCGCATGACGCTGTCCATCCGCCGGCATGTCGAAGAATCGCGCGCGGCCTTCAAGGGCCGTGCGGAGAAGCTGGCCTCCTACCGGGCGGAGATGACGCAGCATCACCGCAAGGCGCGCACCGATCTCGATGCACGCCAGAAATCCGAATGGGACGAGGAAACAAGGGCGCGCGCGGGCCGGCTGCCCAAGGGCCTGCGCGGCCTCTGGCACCGCCTCACCGGAAAATACCAGCAGATACGCCGGGGCAACGAGCTTGAAGCCCGGCGCAGCCGCGAGCGGCAGGCGGCCGAGCGCCAGGCACTGATCGAAAGACAGCTTGAACAGCGGGCCGTCCTCCAGGCGCGGATCAAAGAGATGCGCCGTGAGCAGGCAACCCTCCTGCGCGACCTGCACCGGGATATCGGCCGCTATCTCGCCTTCAGCCGCCAGGCGGATGGGCCGGGGCAAAGCCTCGGCGCGTCCACCGGTCTCAAGCTTCAACGGTAA
- a CDS encoding type IV secretory system conjugative DNA transfer family protein encodes MTGHRILRRGIELGFLGGSALVYAGTEPIAIDAQAGKGKFTRFLGANLVSPRTAHLSKTITDPKDGELAWVSWKTLERQGYRVRFINADRLYGYPSETFNINTRLLEIAARPELRPLVGDVAYDAASYLVPVDPNPAHRWIGQGVRTGFALYNKITALYPSAIHPCTPGGLWDFFGRDPKAIAHDLYVWASDHRMQDDAGMCLQIAALTKSKDQWNAYASLIMERLRGFQPGSAARAVTERNSFDPAEMKHERTALFLIGSARSETSRTFVGAMTAAIVERVADAHGPLRTLLIGEEWGQLYVSNFFEILTLYREGGINFLGVFQNAAAQIEAKYGCETARIWKKAVAHTLYRGLPDNETLKEIEHRSGKTSVMVRGFNVNQNQVNGSGDNLSEQARPLLQVEDIRAATGGDKALLESRDHGFFTVELPNFWERPEMAGLLRDVRTRPDKYAWLDRRPRVPALSAPTLDQDTELDAIMAGLRSSNL; translated from the coding sequence ATGACCGGGCATCGTATCCTTCGCCGGGGCATAGAACTCGGATTCCTGGGCGGCAGCGCGCTAGTCTACGCAGGCACGGAACCGATCGCCATCGATGCGCAGGCGGGCAAGGGCAAGTTCACCCGTTTCCTCGGGGCCAATCTCGTCTCGCCGCGCACGGCGCATCTGAGCAAGACTATTACCGATCCCAAGGACGGCGAGCTGGCGTGGGTCTCCTGGAAGACGCTGGAGCGGCAGGGCTACCGCGTGCGCTTCATCAATGCCGACAGGCTCTACGGCTACCCGTCCGAGACCTTCAACATCAACACCCGCCTGCTGGAAATTGCGGCGCGGCCGGAGCTGCGCCCCCTTGTCGGCGACGTGGCCTACGATGCGGCGAGCTACCTTGTGCCGGTCGATCCCAATCCGGCGCACCGCTGGATCGGCCAGGGCGTGCGCACCGGCTTTGCGCTCTACAACAAGATCACGGCGCTCTATCCTTCCGCCATCCATCCCTGCACGCCGGGCGGCCTGTGGGACTTCTTCGGGCGCGATCCCAAGGCTATCGCCCATGATCTTTACGTGTGGGCCAGCGATCACCGCATGCAGGATGATGCCGGCATGTGCCTCCAGATCGCCGCCCTCACGAAATCGAAAGACCAGTGGAATGCCTATGCCTCGCTCATCATGGAGCGGCTGCGGGGCTTCCAGCCGGGATCGGCGGCCCGGGCGGTGACGGAGCGCAATTCCTTCGATCCGGCGGAGATGAAACACGAGCGCACCGCGCTCTTCCTGATCGGCTCGGCGCGCAGCGAGACCAGCCGCACCTTCGTCGGCGCGATGACGGCCGCCATCGTGGAGCGCGTCGCCGATGCGCACGGTCCCCTGCGCACCCTTCTCATCGGCGAGGAATGGGGCCAGCTCTACGTCTCCAATTTCTTCGAAATCCTCACCTTGTACCGCGAGGGCGGGATCAATTTCCTTGGCGTTTTCCAGAACGCGGCGGCGCAGATCGAGGCGAAATACGGCTGCGAGACCGCGCGCATCTGGAAGAAGGCCGTCGCGCACACGCTCTATCGCGGCCTGCCGGACAACGAGACGCTGAAGGAGATCGAGCACCGCTCGGGCAAAACCTCCGTCATGGTGCGCGGGTTCAACGTCAACCAGAACCAGGTCAACGGCTCGGGCGATAATCTCTCCGAACAGGCCCGCCCGCTGCTCCAGGTCGAGGACATCCGCGCGGCCACTGGCGGCGACAAGGCGCTGCTGGAATCCCGCGATCACGGGTTCTTCACGGTGGAGCTACCGAATTTCTGGGAGCGGCCGGAAATGGCCGGCCTGCTGCGCGACGTGCGCACCCGGCCCGACAAATATGCCTGGCTGGACAGGAGGCCGCGCGTGCCGGCTCTCTCAGCGCCAACCCTCGACCAGGATACCGAGCTGGATGCCATCATGGCCGGGCTGCGCTCTTCCAATCTTTGA